The following are encoded together in the Halorubrum lacusprofundi ATCC 49239 genome:
- a CDS encoding CapA family protein, with amino-acid sequence MNRREVLGITAAGMASLSGCSQRIQRVIQDAAGDEAAVTGTVTTGGDPLSNASVTAYRNGREIARATTDDDGTYNVSLGGFPAWVRFDHPECSSVTRAVAPGSARSIKLNSGEESVSLAFGGDVMFGRRYYEPRDDPLRFYYRLQPTDRRDSHDRLLDSVSPLFGDADIASINLETPLTTSEWRHPSKAFVFTSHPVAAAAMADAGIDYAALANTHAFDALTPGLEETIESLDRVGVAHSGAGSDSTTAIAPAILERDGVTVGFVSVTTTAGRQYERDWAADETTGTYTVNREDETLTVRDSAGVADATPETIRAGVEAATDQADVVVTQIHGGEEYQRTPTRELQDLTDTAIAAGSDLVVNHHPHVSGGLETRDGALVAWSMGNLFFDQNLWATYRSFILQVTISPDGIQSARAEPILIEGYIPRGVTGPLRDRLTWELAGLSDNSFMITEDTLVYQPDDERPTPEQLALDGGGQRRVRGWVTDSDDSVQLGRERFLTGSFDDHDVDSDAYEGTLWRYGRESRSSDQPIGRDGSGGIELVRVQANENRALFSPWNRLPVSNKEFTLSGSYRTNADGELRLLVSWYNDTSGSSFQSQEMSLASTEREWTDFSLELERPDEATHIDVFVFLSPPDGVDILRAAFDTLSLVEWEPTEVAGGRQFDVIRGSSGATVRVIPVDGEVSWQ; translated from the coding sequence GTGAATAGACGGGAAGTCTTGGGGATCACAGCCGCTGGAATGGCATCTCTCTCTGGGTGCTCTCAGAGAATTCAGCGGGTGATTCAGGACGCTGCCGGCGACGAAGCAGCAGTCACCGGTACTGTCACCACGGGCGGTGACCCGTTATCGAACGCGTCAGTGACCGCTTATCGAAACGGCAGGGAAATCGCACGAGCCACAACCGACGATGATGGAACATACAACGTCTCTCTCGGTGGCTTCCCGGCTTGGGTTCGATTTGACCACCCGGAGTGCAGCTCAGTCACGAGGGCAGTCGCACCAGGATCGGCAAGAAGTATCAAACTGAATTCGGGCGAGGAGTCGGTCAGTTTAGCATTTGGCGGGGACGTGATGTTCGGACGGCGGTACTACGAGCCGAGAGACGACCCACTCCGGTTCTATTACCGGTTACAACCGACAGACCGTCGGGACTCTCATGACCGATTGCTTGACTCGGTCTCACCACTCTTCGGGGACGCAGATATTGCGTCGATTAATTTGGAGACGCCGCTGACGACATCAGAATGGAGGCACCCGTCAAAGGCGTTCGTTTTCACCAGCCATCCTGTCGCTGCAGCGGCGATGGCCGACGCTGGAATCGATTATGCGGCACTTGCGAACACGCATGCCTTCGATGCCCTCACGCCAGGGCTTGAAGAGACGATTGAGTCTCTCGACAGGGTCGGAGTCGCCCATTCCGGCGCCGGTTCGGACTCCACCACCGCCATTGCTCCAGCCATTCTCGAACGCGACGGGGTGACTGTCGGATTCGTTTCGGTAACGACAACAGCGGGCAGACAATACGAGCGCGATTGGGCGGCCGACGAGACGACTGGGACGTATACTGTCAATCGAGAAGACGAAACGCTCACTGTTCGGGACAGTGCGGGGGTTGCCGACGCGACGCCCGAAACGATTCGTGCCGGCGTGGAGGCTGCGACCGACCAAGCGGACGTGGTCGTGACACAAATCCATGGCGGGGAGGAGTACCAGCGCACGCCCACGCGGGAACTCCAGGATTTGACCGACACCGCGATCGCTGCCGGCTCGGATCTGGTCGTGAACCACCACCCACACGTGTCAGGGGGACTTGAGACCCGTGACGGCGCGCTCGTCGCGTGGTCGATGGGGAACCTCTTCTTTGACCAGAACCTCTGGGCTACTTATCGATCGTTCATCCTGCAGGTGACAATCTCTCCCGACGGAATACAGTCGGCACGGGCGGAACCGATCCTCATTGAGGGTTACATCCCACGCGGGGTGACTGGACCGCTCCGAGACCGGCTGACGTGGGAACTCGCGGGACTCTCGGACAATTCGTTCATGATTACCGAGGATACATTGGTATACCAGCCTGACGACGAAAGGCCTACACCCGAACAACTGGCCCTTGACGGTGGGGGCCAACGTAGGGTTCGCGGGTGGGTTACCGACTCCGATGACTCGGTTCAACTTGGTCGTGAGCGGTTCCTTACCGGGTCGTTCGATGATCACGATGTTGATAGTGACGCATACGAAGGCACGCTGTGGCGCTACGGCCGTGAATCCCGTAGCAGCGACCAACCTATAGGGCGAGATGGGTCCGGAGGTATCGAACTAGTACGCGTTCAAGCAAACGAGAACCGAGCACTATTCTCGCCGTGGAACCGCCTGCCGGTCTCCAACAAGGAATTCACGCTGTCGGGATCATACCGGACGAACGCAGACGGAGAGCTTCGACTGCTGGTCTCGTGGTACAACGACACATCTGGAAGTTCGTTCCAATCCCAAGAGATGTCACTCGCGTCGACGGAGCGTGAATGGACTGACTTCTCACTTGAATTAGAGCGGCCCGATGAGGCCACCCATATCGACGTCTTCGTGTTTCTGAGCCCACCGGATGGCGTCGATATCCTGCGTGCGGCGTTCGACACGCTGAGCCTCGTTGAGTGGGAGCCGACCGAGGTTGCCGGCGGCCGGCAGTTCGATGTCATTCGGGGTTCGTCCGGAGCAACTGTCCGTGTGATCCCTGTCGACGGTGAGGTGAGCTGGCAGTGA